acatatatatacatatatatacgcgtatataacgccatactATTATTACGCCTCTgatggcatcccatcatatcatctcggccactatgggcaaatcatcaacgtataccagctgatcaggtggtgatgcgtatataacgccgtaatcttttctcatatcccatatacatatatatacatatatacgcgtatataacatcgTCTGAGTCGTGGTTAAATGcatatgtataaatgcatgaaatgcatatgaaatacgttaataaaatctctcgatacatcataagaccattatacctttgGTTAATGTCATGAAATAATCTTTACCAACCTGCGTAGTTTTGAGATAGGGTTGAAGCAACTGAAGGTTCTTGCACCTTTTATGCTACTACTGGGTGAGGGTTTCTCTTGGGTGGAGGGATGGTTCTATTTCCTATAAATCTTGATGACGTAATAGTAAATAGGAccaatttccacttcatttgcaGTAACTCCTGGATTCTTGAAATTCGGCGATACTTAAAACAAAAGTGCGAACGCCGAAATGGTTGATTTCTTGTCAAAGTTACTGCATTTCTTTCAACTGAGTTCCATCCCCCCATAATTAATTGTTTAACACTAAGTTGATCGGTTATAGAAATTACATAAAGATACCCATAAACAAATGATAGATTAATATGATAcacggggaatcaagaacataagcatttctagtatttctatgaatagagtcatttatgaaagttgtgcatttgctcgtttcattcgtgtcgtatagatcatgccaaaagaaagaagggatatcctTAACTGTAGTTTTGTTTTACAGGAATTAGACAATTGGGTTCGTCGCAAAAGCATATAACATAAATTTTCAGGATAGGCTTGAACCAGGGACAGCAAGAGGCACATCACTTGGATTTTTCTAAACATACTTTGAATGCTCTCAATGAGAAAGACCATCACCATGAAGCTTTATCGCAGCACACAAATTAATACAGAAGTTGCAACAACGAAAAAAATAGTCATTAACGCCCTTCCATTTTTTTTATAAACTCATTGATACCCTAATTTCAACGTACTCTAGTAGAGTATGAGATAACTGAACAAAATAACCAATGGATAGAAAAAATGATACTCCATCCACTCTGTATTGTGTGACAATATTTGAGTGAACacataatcaaaatttattataTGTAAGGATGGAAGTAGTAAAATGGTTGCTGAAAGGTTGTTAATGGAGAAATGATCACAGCAGCATGCAAATTTTGATAGCTAAAATGAATTTAAATTCTTGAAAATAGAATTTCTTTAGAAAAGCCTTCAGCACTGAACTCAAGACATTCTATGTAAAGGAACATAGCTGCCTCATTCCTCAATATAGGTTGGGTcgaataatttatccgttttttcattacaagttttcgacccgaaccatatccgacctGCCCGTTTGCCACTCCTTCTCTCAAAACAAACATATAGTCCACTACCGCATATGAAAAAGGTATACTATGTAAATGGAATGCAGAAGAAAAGCAAAGCCAGGAATGATGAAAGTAGCTTTTTCCAAGAGGGAGTCATCAGAAACACATGAAAAACTTCAAATGTACATTACAAGCATGTAAATACATAAGgcgtttttttttctaaaatgaGAAATAGTAAGTTCAACCAGAGGCAGAACATTATGATCACAAAGAATGTGAAAATAAAACAGGTTACTTTTAGATAAACCTTGTTATTCAAATGGCCAGTTAGAGTAGCCCGAGTAATGATTGCATTGATGGCTGGTCTGTGAGCTGGTTTCAGCAGCTGGAGTACTAGGGGAACTAGAATGAGATGAGCCAAAACGCCAGAGGAACGACCATGGCCTCCGCCTTTCTTGATTCTGAGAACTGTCCTCCCTACCACTTAATCGCCAACTGCTGCTTCTACTTTGACTTCTGGAGCTTCGAGAAGAATGGTCATTGCCAGATCTTTGAGGTATCAGCTCCTGTCTACAAACAGGACATGAACTCCGCTGTTCTAGCCATGGAACTATACAATATGAGTGATATAAATGCTTGCAAGGCAATTTTATTGCCTGCGTCCCTAGTACAAATTTCTCTTTGCAAACAGGGCAGTGGGAATCCGATCTAATATCCTTTTTCAATATCTTGACTGTAGGCAGGGCATCAATTGAAGATCTTGAGGCAGGAGGAGCACCACTCTGATTGCTATTGACAATTTCTTCAAAGAATTCTTCCACTCCAGGACCAACAAAATAATCACCACCATTTTCTCGTCGGAAGCCAAGAGCCTCATTAAGAAACTCCACAACTCCACCATCCCCAGGCATCTGAACAGGCGTATCACCACTGAAAATCAGCAAGGGATTCCACAAATTTCTTTGTTCAGCACTCCCATCAGATCTCCCTCTCTCAGAAATATTACTTCTAGCAGAGATTTGTCGTCTTAAAAAGTTTGAGACAGATTCCATAAATCTCGGCCTCTGGTTCTGATAATCTGCACTACTACTCATTATGTCATCGAGCTCTTGAACAAAACTACCAAGGCAACTGGGGCAAACAGCATTAACGAGATTCACGGGTTGCCCACAACTATGACACCAGTGGGTGCAACTGTTACTTGACATGCTTACTCTGCTCACACTTCTGCGCAACAAAATGCCTCTTCTTGACAACTATCCTGACCCAAAACTAAataacataaaagttgtagctcATTAAGCTCCTCAAAGAAACTGAGCCACTTGAATAACTTATAGGTATCATCAGGCCAAATGTTATTGGTCAGAATGTTATTCAATTGGAACCAGAAAAGTCTTGAAAGAAGACATTCCATTTAGGACAACCAATATAAGTATCAAATGAAAGATCATCATAAATCCAAAATTAAATGTAAGAAACTTGACGGAAGAGAGAAAAATGCACTAATTATAATTAAAAACAACTACTCCATGTTGAGCCAAGAACAgaataaaatcaagaaatacgTGAATCATAACCACAGAGAAAAAGAGCTTTACCTAGTCTCTATGGATAGGTAGTTCAAGAAAAATTAGCACGCTCGGTGATAGAAGGAAATATTTAGCGTTTAAAAGGAGGATCAGACAGATAAAAGAAGATAAATGATAATTCTATCTATTGTTACCTCACAGTACAAGGATAAAAGGGAATAGCTAAATTCTGTTCAAAAGATGCCGAAGATCCAATTCCAAATTCTCCAATTTAAAGAACCATCTGATACCCAATAAAGAAATCCATTTAACCATCTAATGAAGAAATCCATAAACTCCATTGCAAAAGCAGTGTACCAATTTGCACAAAATCCAACTAAATGAACCATGAAAATAGAATTTCTAAAAAACTCAGATACAACAAATCTACTGGAAACAAAGTAGAAGATAAAACACTGTAAAATAAAGGCAAAGAACGAACAAATTACCTTTGATAAAAATGCAAAGTTTACAAGGTAAGAACGGATCCAGATTCAGGAAAACACACAATGCAGGTTATTCTCGGTGAAGGAGTGCGTTAGCAGAAAAGATGCAGTTTTTGAGAGTGAGTGTAATAGTGATgagttatttattttattattgttacCCTAAGCGGGACCGGAGAAGGTCCGAATAACAAGAGTGTACGGTAGACAGCCTTATCCTGCAATTTTTACAAAATACTATTTCAATGGCTTGAACTCGTGACCTCCGGACCACATGAAAGCAACTTTAGCAGTTTCACCAACGCTCCCCTTCAAAAATAATTTATTATCATTACACTCAACTATACTATAGAGTTGTGAGGAGCGTTGgagaaattttattttgagtGAGATATGGCATATAATACTTGAGTGAAGGTAGCGGTTTTTTGCCAAATGGCACCTGTGGGACCCgcaataaatgaaaaaataaaaaaaaatattcctttTTTCCATTCACATTCATCGTTCCCCATATCCCTCCCTATACTTTAACGGCCCTCCCTTCCCCCTCCCCCCAAAAAACACTCTAAGTGACCGAAATCTATGGGGAAAAAAATAGTTACCAAAATATATATAGCATTTTTTTAAAAGACGCTATACTTTAACGGCCCTCCCTTCCCCCTCCCCCCAAAAAACACTCTAAGTGACCGAAATCTATGGGGAAAAAAATAGTTACCAAAATATATATAGCATTTTTTTAAAAGACGCTATACTTTAACGGCCGTGTAGTTAGTTAAGTATAGTGTTTTTGAAAAAGACGCTATATTTGAATTTAAAATAAGCGGAAAAATATAGCATCTTTTGTATAACgccaagcgtagttcagttagggaggcaatgcttaacctcatgcaaaatAGGAGATAtgacttagtctcatgcaaagaaaagaCAATGAGTGATAGCAGAGTATTTCTTATCCGGAGACATGTTTGCGTTTGACAATTTTGTCGTTATGAAAATAGTGATTTTGATATGTGTGTATTTGCGAATACTCCTGTTATGTTCATTGTgtctacatccaaagaaaaatcgtaagttttGCGGGGAAAGTTGGTCTGTGCTTTCGCCTTCTCGCTTTGCTTTTGCCTGGCTCTACTTTTTCCCTATATTGGAATCCTGTTCAAGTTATCCTGTGCAGCATCTGGCTGTTTGTAAAAAAaaagttttcgaaaaatatgcgTACATTTGATGAATGTAGTTACTTAAAAACATACTAGTATGTTATATTTTGTAAATTAGATAGACCAATGACTTTGGCACTTTAGAGACATTGTGACTTCTCTACATTAGAATTtagagggtcctcctcaaaattctgccctagtttaatAAGCGGTTCTTTGACTGTTCATCGAAATCGGTTGGACttgcttcagaattttgagggtcctcctcaaaattctgccccagtttctgaccaTGGCAAAAtaaagattttattaagatgtgacctaacccatagggctgcctacgtatccccccTTAAACGGAAATTTGGCCAATCGTAGTTCAGTTAAATCAGATGAAGAAAtttaaacaatctaaacataatatctcttgGCTGTGTCTGAATCGATAGGCTTTGAccaaatttctccgtccattCCTGTGAGTATGAGtgttgttacaccccgtaagtttaacaaccttgataccattatatatatatgatatggtattttgagtggaacattttgtaacaaaaaaaatggtttgaaacataTGATTTTAGataattattaatattactactttcgtatatgttttaaattatacacataatatgagaaaagttTATGAGCTTTTCTTTATTGCaaagatatgaattattttttcataagaaaagaaggttatctttttaacattttaacaattaagcatacgaaatttttttactctttatatgagattaaaaaaattagaagttgagaatatatatatatatatatatttgcatggatattttaataaaataatagtgtaagtatttattttatatggtaccacatgaccatgatagtaagttatacaatgtgtattaaaaatgagtagtattttacatagtttaagataattcttaattacgtGAATATTTGGTTAATTGTGAATTTTTGGTGGAAGATTAACTACGTAATTAAAGAAATTGGTGAATAAAATTTGGATAAGTTTAAGTAAAGAAAGGTAGGGGTGGGCATCCGATGGTTCGATCggttattataaaaatacaattCGGTTAATCGATTTTCGGTTTTGTAATATTaataaccaaatcaaaccaaagtaTTTACGGTTCGGTACGGTTTTTTCAAAGTTCGGTTCGGTTATTTCCGGTTTATATTTTCGGTTTCAAACGGTTGTAGACTCGTAGGAACAACAAAGTCTGTCCTTATATAATTATGTACAATACAATGTCTAAAGACTCCTATAAATAATGTGTATTGTGGCAATTCATTCCCCTCACCAATTATAGCGTTTAGGCACAATGTAGTATGGAACaccagaaaattttcaaatacCAAAATATTTGGCATACAACAGAAAGATATAGACATGAAGGTTCCTGTTCCCTTTGGCATACCAGAATGAGAAAACTACAGTTCCCTTTGGCATACCAGAATGAGAAAACGAAAGGAGCAATGCATATTGCATTGTGCTAGGGTAGTGGCAAAAACAGATAATAAACTGCTCAGCAGTGGCAAACTTGTCCAAAAACAGTTTAACATATGGCAAATCTAGCAACTACCAAAGTCCAAAATAAGTCTAAAAATACCATCACCAAACAACAAAACAGTGGCAAACTAGTCACAACCCATAAGCCATAAAATAAGTCTAGAAAATGATACTTAAAGTCTAACATACGGAATCACTGGATGAGGATTGAGACATTTCTTAATATGCTTCACTAAGCACATGGTGACAACATACTTTGGATGACAATTACAAACTCGACCACAATGAAGACACTTTGCTTTGCGGACTTGTTCATTTGCTTCAACTAGCTCACAATGTTCCCAAATAGGTGATCTAGCTTTAGGACCACGAGGCATAGTTGAACCTACAAAAAAAAAGATCACaagttaataaaatatttttaattataaataaCAAAAGAATACCATAAGCAAATTCTTAAACTTACCACTTGTTCAAACTATGCATCAACAATGCTAGTATCTCTTTTAATAATGCAAGTTTCTCTTCTGTTCGTTTCCATATCTAAATATAATTTGATAACGTGTGTCATATAAACTTACAAAGTAAACTAATTTTTACTAAAACACTCATAAAATGGAAAATCTTACCAAGTTCAATTTGctcaagaaactccaaatcttcTTCAACATTAATAGGAGTATCGTCACATCTAAACCAATCTTGAACACAAACAAGACTTTGCATCAACCGAggagtcaatgaactcctaaatgaatcaaggatgcgGCCACTGGTGCTAAATGCACATTCCGATACAACACTTGAAATTGGAATAACTAATACATCACGAGCTAGCTCAGATAGAACAGGAAATCGAGGCGCATTAATTTTTCGCCAATCTAAGATTTTAAAGTCATCAGAATCATCAGAAAATGGCTCTTGTCCTTCACCAATATTTCTTTCCAACTCATATTTAGCACCTACACTTTCAGAGTCTTCCTTTTGCCTTTTCAACAATTGCTTTGTTCTCACATTCACACTAGATAAATCGGATGTGTCATCAGATGAAGTAGATTTAGATGGAAATGATTGAAGACAACATCCTTTGGAATATTTTTTTTGATACTCCCCAAACAAAGAATTCAAATTAGCATCCACTTCGGCAATTAATTTCTTCCCTGGTTCCTTCCCAAACATTTCCTCAAGTGCAAAACCCACATAATCAAATTTTTTATGAGGGTCTAATACAAAAGCAATGAAAATCATTTTATTCATCTTTTGAGGTTCACcccaatattttttaaacttctcTTTCATCTTCTCTGCCATCTTTCTCAAATTAGTATTATCACTAGCTAAACAAGTTTTCAAATGACTATCAAGCTCACATATATCCTTAAAATGACAATTAGAAGTGACATAACATGAGCCTGAAACTTTTTCGGTGAGCTCGTGAAATCTTTCAAGAAACTTTATCACATTTCTCACATTCACCCAATCATCACATACAAATGGATCTACAAGATTCCCATCCTCACAAACATGTGTACAAAGATGAGTTGAAAATCCATCATCAAAAAGATGAAGTTTGTCAAAGGCCTTCTCAAAGTTTTGCGCCGTTTCCAACATCAAGTAGGTGGAATTCCACCTAATAGGAACATCCAAACACAATATTTTGCTACATTCTACCTCTTGATGTGCACAACATTCCCTAAACTTTAAGGTCCTTTGTGGAGATGATCTCATATACCTCATAGCTTGTCTAACACGTTTTACAGAAACATCAATTTCCTTCAAACCATCTTGCACAATTAGATTAAGTATGTGAGCCATGCATCTCACATGAAGATGCTTACCACCCATCGAATTAGTTTTCCACATATCTAATTGTTTAGACTATTCTTTGACCGTGAAATCATTTGAAGAAGCATTATCAACAGTAATAGTGAATACCTTATCCAATTTCCATTCAAGCAAACAATTAGCAATAACTTTTGCCATTTCGTCACCCTTATGACTAGAGATAAGGCAAAAATTTAGTATTCTTTTATGCAACACCCAATCTCTATCAATAAAATGATCCGTCAAACACATATAGTTAATTCTTTGTAACGAAGTCAATGTGTCTGTGGTAAGGCAAATTTTTGGTTTTACATCTCTGAAATTTTTCATTAGTTTAAGCCTCTCTTCATTGTAAACTTGAAAACAATCCCTTGTAATTGTCCTACGAGAAGGAACATTAAATAGAGGTTGGGCTATGCTCATAAACTTCTTAAAGCCTTTCTTTTCAACAAAGCTAAAAGGTAATTCCTCCATAATTACCATCTCAACTAAAGCCCTCCTAACTAGttcttgatcaaatttccaaagcACCCCACCATTAATTTGCCCATCCTTTTGTAAACACAATTGTGTTTGAGTATTATCAACTTTTCGTGGTATTTTTGGACACTTCTTTAAATGAGTATTCAATGATGTTGTTCCATTCAATCGTGAATTAGCCTTATAATCACGACCACAATGTTTACACTTTGCTCTATCACCTCCATAAACGTCTTTAAACTTTTCAAAATGATCCCAAGCAATTGATCTAGATTgtacaaatttttatttttttgggtcTTGACTAGTTTCAACTGAAATTGTAGGCAAAGAAGTAGGTTCGCTTTCAGATGAACCCACCTCACTTACTCTACTTTCAACTTCTGCCATCTATAGAAAATCGAATGAAAACAGAATTAAGGTCAGAACTGCTATAAGTTTATAACAAATAGAACAACAGAGTAATTCAGTCAAATTATACAAATAGAACAACCTTAGACATATTACAAAATTGGATAAAATGCATGGATTTATGTCATATTTCATCTTTAAAGCCAAGCAACAGATAGGACATTAAACTTGAACTAAGTTGTCCCAACACTatgattaatatatatatatatatatatatatatatatatatatatatatatatatatatatatgtgtgtgtgtgtgtgtgtgtgtgtgtgtgtgtgtgtgtgtgtgtgtgtgtgactacAAGGAAATTTTTCTGGCAATAGCCAGCTAGTTTTTTTTACGAAGTTAGTTCCAATTAGAAACTGTAACCTAGCTACAAGAAGTCGCACTAACCTGAGGAAGAAGGCGTCATAGTGGAGCTGAGGAAGAAGGCAGCAGTCGCAGTCGCAGACTCGCAGTGTGGAACAAAGCTGAGGAAGAAGCCAACAGTCGCAACTCGCAAGACTCGCAAAACCCTAAGTCTAATTTTTTATGGGAAATAACGTAAGTGAGTCACTTGGGTGGGGTGAGATTCAAAGGTATTTAGGCTTTGGGCTTCAGCGTTCAGCGGCTTCAGCCTAAAAACATAAGTGATAAGACTATTAATTAAGTTTTGAACTAATACCCAAAAGTTCGATTTTTCTGTTTAACCGAAAACCGCAATACTAAAACTGTAAACCGCACCGGAAAATCGaaaattaataattttaaaatcgTGCACCAACCGAAAAACCGattaaatcgaaatcgaaaaatcGAAATTCACGGTTCGGCCGGTTTTTTCGATTCGATCGGTATTATGCCTACCCAAAGAAAGGTGACAACTTTTGACTTAGAAAGAGTGTGACTCATACATTCTTAATATATGTGTACATTATCTGAAACGTTTTGGATACATTTGTATTTGGGCACATCTTAAGTTtcttacaaaaagaaaaatttaaaatagtCACCTTTTGGTGGACAGGTATGCAAGTATTTTGGAGAATCTTGTTATGCACTTCTGctagtttatttttttttgttttactgtAAGCAACTTAGGAAGTAAGCAATAAAAGATCATCAAATCCCTAGTTATCCAAAGGCACGTGCATACATCACTTATACGAACAAAGACCGTGCCATTTTCCAATTTTTG
This genomic stretch from Nicotiana sylvestris chromosome 9, ASM39365v2, whole genome shotgun sequence harbors:
- the LOC104230696 gene encoding probable E3 ubiquitin-protein ligase RHC1A is translated as MSSNSCTHWCHSCGQPVNLVNAVCPSCLGSFVQELDDIMSSSADYQNQRPRFMESVSNFLRRQISARSNISERGRSDGSAEQRNLWNPLLIFSGDTPVQMPGDGGVVEFLNEALGFRRENGGDYFVGPGVEEFFEEIVNSNQSGAPPASRSSIDALPTVKILKKDIRSDSHCPVCKEKFVLGTQAIKLPCKHLYHSYCIVPWLEQRSSCPVCRQELIPQRSGNDHSSRSSRSQSRSSSWRLSGREDSSQNQERRRPWSFLWRFGSSHSSSPSTPAAETSSQTSHQCNHYSGYSNWPFE